One window of Mauremys reevesii isolate NIE-2019 linkage group 4, ASM1616193v1, whole genome shotgun sequence genomic DNA carries:
- the MAZ gene encoding myc-associated zinc finger protein isoform X4, with the protein MHVPEPTPIGCTIPAPPAWSTGMISSETWPLLGTRVNARRVTHRIPSRSGPKSSPGFSPPRAAPRAPSRSYIILYVVRKNAVRICKAAAAAPPPPAPATSADSLQVDLLPVLAAAQETAAAAAVVAAATASAPAASTVDTAALKQQQPGPEGSGGQVASAPQAASQAPPAQPPAPPPPSEAQKKSKSKGPYICSLCAKEFKNGYNLRRHEAIHTGAKAARASPAAMKMPTMVPLSLLSVSALGAGGGGAAPGAEGGGAAGLVTTTASGKRIRKNHACEMCGKAFRDVYHLNRHKLSHSDEKPYQCPVCQQRFKRKDRMSYHVRSHDGAVHKPYICSHCGKSFSRPDHLNSHVRQVHSTERPFKCETCEAAFATKDRLRAHTVRHEEKVPCHVCGKMLSAAYITDHMKVHSQGPNHICELCNKGTGELCPLAAAAAPPTSAVTVLPMEGAPVVSQPLPTQPW; encoded by the exons ATG CATGTCCCCGAACCCACTCCCATTGGCTGTAccatcccagcccctcctgcctggTCCACTGGGATGATCAGCAGCGAAACGTGGCCATTGTTAGGGACCAGAGTTAACGCCCG CAGAGTCACACACAGAATCCCCTCCAGGTCGGGGCCGAAATCCAGTCCCGGTTTTTCTCCTCCCAGGGCtgcacccagagccccttccaG ATCTTATATAATTCTGTATGTAGTACGAAAAAATGCAGTCAGAATATGTAAG gctgccgccgcgGCGCCCCCGCCACCCGCTCCAGCCACCTCTGCTGATTCCCTGCAGGTGGACCTGCTCCCGGTGCTGGCAGCCGCCCAGGAGACGGCCGCGGCCGCGGCGGTGGTGGCGGCTGCCACGGCCTCAGCTCCGGCCGCCTCCACGGTGGACACGGCAGCCCTgaaacagcagcagccagggcccgAGGGGAGCGGGGGGCAGGTAGCCTCAGCCCCGCAGGCCGCCTCCCAGGcccccccggcccagccgccCGCGCCGCCGCCCCCCAGCGAGGCCCAGAAGAAGTCGAAGAGCAAGGGGCCGTACATCTGCTCGCTCTGCGCCAAGGAGTTCAAGAACGGCTACAACCTGCGGCGCCACGAGGCCATCCACACGGGCGCCAAGGCCGCCCGCGCCAGCCCCGCCGCCATGAAGATGCCCACCATGGTGCCCCTCAGCCTGCTGAGCGTCTCCGCcctgggggcgggcgggggcggggcggcgccgggggcggaggggggaggggcggcgggGCTGGTGACCACCACGGCCTCCGGCAAGCGGATCCGGAAGAACCACGCCTGCGAGATGTGCGGCAAGGCCTTCCGCGACGTCTACCACCTCAACCGGCACAAGCTGTCGCACTCGGACGAGAAGCCCTACCAGTGCCCCGTGTGCCAGCAACGCTTCAAGCGCAAGGATCGCATGAGCTACCACGTGCGCTCGCACGACGGCGCCGTGCACAAGCCCTACATCTGCAGCCACTGCGGCAAGAGCTTCTCCCG GCCGGACCATCTCAACAGCCACGTGCGCCAGGTGCATTCGACAGAGAGACCCTTCAAATGTGAG ACGTGCGAGGCGGCCTTCGCCACGAAGGACCGGCTGCGGGCACACACGGTGCGCCACGAGGAGAAGGTGCCGTGTCACGTGTGCGGCAAGATGCTCAGCGCCGCCTACATCACGGACCACATGAAGGTGCACAGCCAGGGGCCCAACCACATCTGTGAGCTGTGCAACAAAG GTACGGGCGAGCTGTgccccctggcagcagcagcggccCCGCCCACCTCGGCCGTCACCGTCCTGCCCATGGAGGGGGCCCCGGTGGTCAGCCAGCCGCTCCCCACGCAGCCCTGGTGa
- the MAZ gene encoding myc-associated zinc finger protein isoform X9: MDPRNRSSFIFQSHTQNPLQVGAEIQSRFFSSQGCTQSPFQAAAAAPPPPAPATSADSLQVDLLPVLAAAQETAAAAAVVAAATASAPAASTVDTAALKQQQPGPEGSGGQVASAPQAASQAPPAQPPAPPPPSEAQKKSKSKGPYICSLCAKEFKNGYNLRRHEAIHTGAKAARASPAAMKMPTMVPLSLLSVSALGAGGGGAAPGAEGGGAAGLVTTTASGKRIRKNHACEMCGKAFRDVYHLNRHKLSHSDEKPYQCPVCQQRFKRKDRMSYHVRSHDGAVHKPYICSHCGKSFSRPDHLNSHVRQVHSTERPFKCETCEAAFATKDRLRAHTVRHEEKVPCHVCGKMLSAAYITDHMKVHSQGPNHICELCNKGTGELCPLAAAAAPPTSAVTVLPMEGAPVVSQPLPTQPW; the protein is encoded by the exons aTGGACCCCCGCAACAGGAGCAGCTTCATCTTCCAG AGTCACACACAGAATCCCCTCCAGGTCGGGGCCGAAATCCAGTCCCGGTTTTTCTCCTCCCAGGGCtgcacccagagccccttccaG gctgccgccgcgGCGCCCCCGCCACCCGCTCCAGCCACCTCTGCTGATTCCCTGCAGGTGGACCTGCTCCCGGTGCTGGCAGCCGCCCAGGAGACGGCCGCGGCCGCGGCGGTGGTGGCGGCTGCCACGGCCTCAGCTCCGGCCGCCTCCACGGTGGACACGGCAGCCCTgaaacagcagcagccagggcccgAGGGGAGCGGGGGGCAGGTAGCCTCAGCCCCGCAGGCCGCCTCCCAGGcccccccggcccagccgccCGCGCCGCCGCCCCCCAGCGAGGCCCAGAAGAAGTCGAAGAGCAAGGGGCCGTACATCTGCTCGCTCTGCGCCAAGGAGTTCAAGAACGGCTACAACCTGCGGCGCCACGAGGCCATCCACACGGGCGCCAAGGCCGCCCGCGCCAGCCCCGCCGCCATGAAGATGCCCACCATGGTGCCCCTCAGCCTGCTGAGCGTCTCCGCcctgggggcgggcgggggcggggcggcgccgggggcggaggggggaggggcggcgggGCTGGTGACCACCACGGCCTCCGGCAAGCGGATCCGGAAGAACCACGCCTGCGAGATGTGCGGCAAGGCCTTCCGCGACGTCTACCACCTCAACCGGCACAAGCTGTCGCACTCGGACGAGAAGCCCTACCAGTGCCCCGTGTGCCAGCAACGCTTCAAGCGCAAGGATCGCATGAGCTACCACGTGCGCTCGCACGACGGCGCCGTGCACAAGCCCTACATCTGCAGCCACTGCGGCAAGAGCTTCTCCCG GCCGGACCATCTCAACAGCCACGTGCGCCAGGTGCATTCGACAGAGAGACCCTTCAAATGTGAG ACGTGCGAGGCGGCCTTCGCCACGAAGGACCGGCTGCGGGCACACACGGTGCGCCACGAGGAGAAGGTGCCGTGTCACGTGTGCGGCAAGATGCTCAGCGCCGCCTACATCACGGACCACATGAAGGTGCACAGCCAGGGGCCCAACCACATCTGTGAGCTGTGCAACAAAG GTACGGGCGAGCTGTgccccctggcagcagcagcggccCCGCCCACCTCGGCCGTCACCGTCCTGCCCATGGAGGGGGCCCCGGTGGTCAGCCAGCCGCTCCCCACGCAGCCCTGGTGa
- the MAZ gene encoding myc-associated zinc finger protein isoform X8 produces MDPRNRSSFIFQQSHTQNPLQVGAEIQSRFFSSQGCTQSPFQAAAAAPPPPAPATSADSLQVDLLPVLAAAQETAAAAAVVAAATASAPAASTVDTAALKQQQPGPEGSGGQVASAPQAASQAPPAQPPAPPPPSEAQKKSKSKGPYICSLCAKEFKNGYNLRRHEAIHTGAKAARASPAAMKMPTMVPLSLLSVSALGAGGGGAAPGAEGGGAAGLVTTTASGKRIRKNHACEMCGKAFRDVYHLNRHKLSHSDEKPYQCPVCQQRFKRKDRMSYHVRSHDGAVHKPYICSHCGKSFSRPDHLNSHVRQVHSTERPFKCETCEAAFATKDRLRAHTVRHEEKVPCHVCGKMLSAAYITDHMKVHSQGPNHICELCNKGTGELCPLAAAAAPPTSAVTVLPMEGAPVVSQPLPTQPW; encoded by the exons aTGGACCCCCGCAACAGGAGCAGCTTCATCTTCCAG CAGAGTCACACACAGAATCCCCTCCAGGTCGGGGCCGAAATCCAGTCCCGGTTTTTCTCCTCCCAGGGCtgcacccagagccccttccaG gctgccgccgcgGCGCCCCCGCCACCCGCTCCAGCCACCTCTGCTGATTCCCTGCAGGTGGACCTGCTCCCGGTGCTGGCAGCCGCCCAGGAGACGGCCGCGGCCGCGGCGGTGGTGGCGGCTGCCACGGCCTCAGCTCCGGCCGCCTCCACGGTGGACACGGCAGCCCTgaaacagcagcagccagggcccgAGGGGAGCGGGGGGCAGGTAGCCTCAGCCCCGCAGGCCGCCTCCCAGGcccccccggcccagccgccCGCGCCGCCGCCCCCCAGCGAGGCCCAGAAGAAGTCGAAGAGCAAGGGGCCGTACATCTGCTCGCTCTGCGCCAAGGAGTTCAAGAACGGCTACAACCTGCGGCGCCACGAGGCCATCCACACGGGCGCCAAGGCCGCCCGCGCCAGCCCCGCCGCCATGAAGATGCCCACCATGGTGCCCCTCAGCCTGCTGAGCGTCTCCGCcctgggggcgggcgggggcggggcggcgccgggggcggaggggggaggggcggcgggGCTGGTGACCACCACGGCCTCCGGCAAGCGGATCCGGAAGAACCACGCCTGCGAGATGTGCGGCAAGGCCTTCCGCGACGTCTACCACCTCAACCGGCACAAGCTGTCGCACTCGGACGAGAAGCCCTACCAGTGCCCCGTGTGCCAGCAACGCTTCAAGCGCAAGGATCGCATGAGCTACCACGTGCGCTCGCACGACGGCGCCGTGCACAAGCCCTACATCTGCAGCCACTGCGGCAAGAGCTTCTCCCG GCCGGACCATCTCAACAGCCACGTGCGCCAGGTGCATTCGACAGAGAGACCCTTCAAATGTGAG ACGTGCGAGGCGGCCTTCGCCACGAAGGACCGGCTGCGGGCACACACGGTGCGCCACGAGGAGAAGGTGCCGTGTCACGTGTGCGGCAAGATGCTCAGCGCCGCCTACATCACGGACCACATGAAGGTGCACAGCCAGGGGCCCAACCACATCTGTGAGCTGTGCAACAAAG GTACGGGCGAGCTGTgccccctggcagcagcagcggccCCGCCCACCTCGGCCGTCACCGTCCTGCCCATGGAGGGGGCCCCGGTGGTCAGCCAGCCGCTCCCCACGCAGCCCTGGTGa
- the MAZ gene encoding myc-associated zinc finger protein isoform X7, translated as MDPRNRSSFIFQQSHTQNPLQVGAEIQSRFFSSQGCTQSPFQVDLLPVLAAAQETAAAAAVVAAATASAPAASTVDTAALKQQQPGPEGSGGQVASAPQAASQAPPAQPPAPPPPSEAQKKSKSKGPYICSLCAKEFKNGYNLRRHEAIHTGAKAARASPAAMKMPTMVPLSLLSVSALGAGGGGAAPGAEGGGAAGLVTTTASGKRIRKNHACEMCGKAFRDVYHLNRHKLSHSDEKPYQCPVCQQRFKRKDRMSYHVRSHDGAVHKPYICSHCGKSFSRPDHLNSHVRQVHSTERPFKCETCEAAFATKDRLRAHTVRHEEKVPCHVCGKMLSAAYITDHMKVHSQGPNHICELCNKGFTTAAYLRVHAVKDHGLAAPRVERFLCKLCGVHCKTPAQLNGHLQTHAGAGAGEGAGAAPAEAQPLR; from the exons aTGGACCCCCGCAACAGGAGCAGCTTCATCTTCCAG CAGAGTCACACACAGAATCCCCTCCAGGTCGGGGCCGAAATCCAGTCCCGGTTTTTCTCCTCCCAGGGCtgcacccagagccccttccaG GTGGACCTGCTCCCGGTGCTGGCAGCCGCCCAGGAGACGGCCGCGGCCGCGGCGGTGGTGGCGGCTGCCACGGCCTCAGCTCCGGCCGCCTCCACGGTGGACACGGCAGCCCTgaaacagcagcagccagggcccgAGGGGAGCGGGGGGCAGGTAGCCTCAGCCCCGCAGGCCGCCTCCCAGGcccccccggcccagccgccCGCGCCGCCGCCCCCCAGCGAGGCCCAGAAGAAGTCGAAGAGCAAGGGGCCGTACATCTGCTCGCTCTGCGCCAAGGAGTTCAAGAACGGCTACAACCTGCGGCGCCACGAGGCCATCCACACGGGCGCCAAGGCCGCCCGCGCCAGCCCCGCCGCCATGAAGATGCCCACCATGGTGCCCCTCAGCCTGCTGAGCGTCTCCGCcctgggggcgggcgggggcggggcggcgccgggggcggaggggggaggggcggcgggGCTGGTGACCACCACGGCCTCCGGCAAGCGGATCCGGAAGAACCACGCCTGCGAGATGTGCGGCAAGGCCTTCCGCGACGTCTACCACCTCAACCGGCACAAGCTGTCGCACTCGGACGAGAAGCCCTACCAGTGCCCCGTGTGCCAGCAACGCTTCAAGCGCAAGGATCGCATGAGCTACCACGTGCGCTCGCACGACGGCGCCGTGCACAAGCCCTACATCTGCAGCCACTGCGGCAAGAGCTTCTCCCG GCCGGACCATCTCAACAGCCACGTGCGCCAGGTGCATTCGACAGAGAGACCCTTCAAATGTGAG ACGTGCGAGGCGGCCTTCGCCACGAAGGACCGGCTGCGGGCACACACGGTGCGCCACGAGGAGAAGGTGCCGTGTCACGTGTGCGGCAAGATGCTCAGCGCCGCCTACATCACGGACCACATGAAGGTGCACAGCCAGGGGCCCAACCACATCTGTGAGCTGTGCAACAAAG GGTTCACCACAGCGGCTTACCTCCGGGTGCACGCGGTCAAGGACCACGGACTGGCGGCCCCGCGGGTGGAGCGCTTCCTGTGCAAGCTGTGCGGCGTGCACTGTAAGACCCCGGCCCAGCTCAACGGGCACCTGCAGACTCACGCTGGCGCCGGCGCCGGAGAGGGGGCCGGGGCCGCGCCCGCCGAGGCCCAACCGCTGCGGTGA
- the MAZ gene encoding myc-associated zinc finger protein isoform X1, whose product MHVPEPTPIGCTIPAPPAWSTGMISSETWPLLGTRVNARRVTHRIPSRSGPKSSPGFSPPRAAPRAPSRSYIILYVVRKNAVRICKAAAAAPPPPAPATSADSLQVDLLPVLAAAQETAAAAAVVAAATASAPAASTVDTAALKQQQPGPEGSGGQVASAPQAASQAPPAQPPAPPPPSEAQKKSKSKGPYICSLCAKEFKNGYNLRRHEAIHTGAKAARASPAAMKMPTMVPLSLLSVSALGAGGGGAAPGAEGGGAAGLVTTTASGKRIRKNHACEMCGKAFRDVYHLNRHKLSHSDEKPYQCPVCQQRFKRKDRMSYHVRSHDGAVHKPYICSHCGKSFSRPDHLNSHVRQVHSTERPFKCETCEAAFATKDRLRAHTVRHEEKVPCHVCGKMLSAAYITDHMKVHSQGPNHICELCNKGFTTAAYLRVHAVKDHGLAAPRVERFLCKLCGVHCKTPAQLNGHLQTHAGAGAGEGAGAAPAEAQPLR is encoded by the exons ATG CATGTCCCCGAACCCACTCCCATTGGCTGTAccatcccagcccctcctgcctggTCCACTGGGATGATCAGCAGCGAAACGTGGCCATTGTTAGGGACCAGAGTTAACGCCCG CAGAGTCACACACAGAATCCCCTCCAGGTCGGGGCCGAAATCCAGTCCCGGTTTTTCTCCTCCCAGGGCtgcacccagagccccttccaG ATCTTATATAATTCTGTATGTAGTACGAAAAAATGCAGTCAGAATATGTAAG gctgccgccgcgGCGCCCCCGCCACCCGCTCCAGCCACCTCTGCTGATTCCCTGCAGGTGGACCTGCTCCCGGTGCTGGCAGCCGCCCAGGAGACGGCCGCGGCCGCGGCGGTGGTGGCGGCTGCCACGGCCTCAGCTCCGGCCGCCTCCACGGTGGACACGGCAGCCCTgaaacagcagcagccagggcccgAGGGGAGCGGGGGGCAGGTAGCCTCAGCCCCGCAGGCCGCCTCCCAGGcccccccggcccagccgccCGCGCCGCCGCCCCCCAGCGAGGCCCAGAAGAAGTCGAAGAGCAAGGGGCCGTACATCTGCTCGCTCTGCGCCAAGGAGTTCAAGAACGGCTACAACCTGCGGCGCCACGAGGCCATCCACACGGGCGCCAAGGCCGCCCGCGCCAGCCCCGCCGCCATGAAGATGCCCACCATGGTGCCCCTCAGCCTGCTGAGCGTCTCCGCcctgggggcgggcgggggcggggcggcgccgggggcggaggggggaggggcggcgggGCTGGTGACCACCACGGCCTCCGGCAAGCGGATCCGGAAGAACCACGCCTGCGAGATGTGCGGCAAGGCCTTCCGCGACGTCTACCACCTCAACCGGCACAAGCTGTCGCACTCGGACGAGAAGCCCTACCAGTGCCCCGTGTGCCAGCAACGCTTCAAGCGCAAGGATCGCATGAGCTACCACGTGCGCTCGCACGACGGCGCCGTGCACAAGCCCTACATCTGCAGCCACTGCGGCAAGAGCTTCTCCCG GCCGGACCATCTCAACAGCCACGTGCGCCAGGTGCATTCGACAGAGAGACCCTTCAAATGTGAG ACGTGCGAGGCGGCCTTCGCCACGAAGGACCGGCTGCGGGCACACACGGTGCGCCACGAGGAGAAGGTGCCGTGTCACGTGTGCGGCAAGATGCTCAGCGCCGCCTACATCACGGACCACATGAAGGTGCACAGCCAGGGGCCCAACCACATCTGTGAGCTGTGCAACAAAG GGTTCACCACAGCGGCTTACCTCCGGGTGCACGCGGTCAAGGACCACGGACTGGCGGCCCCGCGGGTGGAGCGCTTCCTGTGCAAGCTGTGCGGCGTGCACTGTAAGACCCCGGCCCAGCTCAACGGGCACCTGCAGACTCACGCTGGCGCCGGCGCCGGAGAGGGGGCCGGGGCCGCGCCCGCCGAGGCCCAACCGCTGCGGTGA
- the MAZ gene encoding myc-associated zinc finger protein isoform X5 yields MDPRNRSSFIFQQSHTQNPLQVGAEIQSRFFSSQGCTQSPFQAAAAAPPPPAPATSADSLQVDLLPVLAAAQETAAAAAVVAAATASAPAASTVDTAALKQQQPGPEGSGGQVASAPQAASQAPPAQPPAPPPPSEAQKKSKSKGPYICSLCAKEFKNGYNLRRHEAIHTGAKAARASPAAMKMPTMVPLSLLSVSALGAGGGGAAPGAEGGGAAGLVTTTASGKRIRKNHACEMCGKAFRDVYHLNRHKLSHSDEKPYQCPVCQQRFKRKDRMSYHVRSHDGAVHKPYICSHCGKSFSRPDHLNSHVRQVHSTERPFKCETCEAAFATKDRLRAHTVRHEEKVPCHVCGKMLSAAYITDHMKVHSQGPNHICELCNKGFTTAAYLRVHAVKDHGLAAPRVERFLCKLCGVHCKTPAQLNGHLQTHAGAGAGEGAGAAPAEAQPLR; encoded by the exons aTGGACCCCCGCAACAGGAGCAGCTTCATCTTCCAG CAGAGTCACACACAGAATCCCCTCCAGGTCGGGGCCGAAATCCAGTCCCGGTTTTTCTCCTCCCAGGGCtgcacccagagccccttccaG gctgccgccgcgGCGCCCCCGCCACCCGCTCCAGCCACCTCTGCTGATTCCCTGCAGGTGGACCTGCTCCCGGTGCTGGCAGCCGCCCAGGAGACGGCCGCGGCCGCGGCGGTGGTGGCGGCTGCCACGGCCTCAGCTCCGGCCGCCTCCACGGTGGACACGGCAGCCCTgaaacagcagcagccagggcccgAGGGGAGCGGGGGGCAGGTAGCCTCAGCCCCGCAGGCCGCCTCCCAGGcccccccggcccagccgccCGCGCCGCCGCCCCCCAGCGAGGCCCAGAAGAAGTCGAAGAGCAAGGGGCCGTACATCTGCTCGCTCTGCGCCAAGGAGTTCAAGAACGGCTACAACCTGCGGCGCCACGAGGCCATCCACACGGGCGCCAAGGCCGCCCGCGCCAGCCCCGCCGCCATGAAGATGCCCACCATGGTGCCCCTCAGCCTGCTGAGCGTCTCCGCcctgggggcgggcgggggcggggcggcgccgggggcggaggggggaggggcggcgggGCTGGTGACCACCACGGCCTCCGGCAAGCGGATCCGGAAGAACCACGCCTGCGAGATGTGCGGCAAGGCCTTCCGCGACGTCTACCACCTCAACCGGCACAAGCTGTCGCACTCGGACGAGAAGCCCTACCAGTGCCCCGTGTGCCAGCAACGCTTCAAGCGCAAGGATCGCATGAGCTACCACGTGCGCTCGCACGACGGCGCCGTGCACAAGCCCTACATCTGCAGCCACTGCGGCAAGAGCTTCTCCCG GCCGGACCATCTCAACAGCCACGTGCGCCAGGTGCATTCGACAGAGAGACCCTTCAAATGTGAG ACGTGCGAGGCGGCCTTCGCCACGAAGGACCGGCTGCGGGCACACACGGTGCGCCACGAGGAGAAGGTGCCGTGTCACGTGTGCGGCAAGATGCTCAGCGCCGCCTACATCACGGACCACATGAAGGTGCACAGCCAGGGGCCCAACCACATCTGTGAGCTGTGCAACAAAG GGTTCACCACAGCGGCTTACCTCCGGGTGCACGCGGTCAAGGACCACGGACTGGCGGCCCCGCGGGTGGAGCGCTTCCTGTGCAAGCTGTGCGGCGTGCACTGTAAGACCCCGGCCCAGCTCAACGGGCACCTGCAGACTCACGCTGGCGCCGGCGCCGGAGAGGGGGCCGGGGCCGCGCCCGCCGAGGCCCAACCGCTGCGGTGA
- the MAZ gene encoding myc-associated zinc finger protein isoform X3 — MHVPEPTPIGCTIPAPPAWSTGMISSETWPLLGTRVNARRVTHRIPSRSGPKSSPGFSPPRAAPRAPSRSYIILYVVRKNAVRICKVDLLPVLAAAQETAAAAAVVAAATASAPAASTVDTAALKQQQPGPEGSGGQVASAPQAASQAPPAQPPAPPPPSEAQKKSKSKGPYICSLCAKEFKNGYNLRRHEAIHTGAKAARASPAAMKMPTMVPLSLLSVSALGAGGGGAAPGAEGGGAAGLVTTTASGKRIRKNHACEMCGKAFRDVYHLNRHKLSHSDEKPYQCPVCQQRFKRKDRMSYHVRSHDGAVHKPYICSHCGKSFSRPDHLNSHVRQVHSTERPFKCETCEAAFATKDRLRAHTVRHEEKVPCHVCGKMLSAAYITDHMKVHSQGPNHICELCNKGFTTAAYLRVHAVKDHGLAAPRVERFLCKLCGVHCKTPAQLNGHLQTHAGAGAGEGAGAAPAEAQPLR; from the exons ATG CATGTCCCCGAACCCACTCCCATTGGCTGTAccatcccagcccctcctgcctggTCCACTGGGATGATCAGCAGCGAAACGTGGCCATTGTTAGGGACCAGAGTTAACGCCCG CAGAGTCACACACAGAATCCCCTCCAGGTCGGGGCCGAAATCCAGTCCCGGTTTTTCTCCTCCCAGGGCtgcacccagagccccttccaG ATCTTATATAATTCTGTATGTAGTACGAAAAAATGCAGTCAGAATATGTAAG GTGGACCTGCTCCCGGTGCTGGCAGCCGCCCAGGAGACGGCCGCGGCCGCGGCGGTGGTGGCGGCTGCCACGGCCTCAGCTCCGGCCGCCTCCACGGTGGACACGGCAGCCCTgaaacagcagcagccagggcccgAGGGGAGCGGGGGGCAGGTAGCCTCAGCCCCGCAGGCCGCCTCCCAGGcccccccggcccagccgccCGCGCCGCCGCCCCCCAGCGAGGCCCAGAAGAAGTCGAAGAGCAAGGGGCCGTACATCTGCTCGCTCTGCGCCAAGGAGTTCAAGAACGGCTACAACCTGCGGCGCCACGAGGCCATCCACACGGGCGCCAAGGCCGCCCGCGCCAGCCCCGCCGCCATGAAGATGCCCACCATGGTGCCCCTCAGCCTGCTGAGCGTCTCCGCcctgggggcgggcgggggcggggcggcgccgggggcggaggggggaggggcggcgggGCTGGTGACCACCACGGCCTCCGGCAAGCGGATCCGGAAGAACCACGCCTGCGAGATGTGCGGCAAGGCCTTCCGCGACGTCTACCACCTCAACCGGCACAAGCTGTCGCACTCGGACGAGAAGCCCTACCAGTGCCCCGTGTGCCAGCAACGCTTCAAGCGCAAGGATCGCATGAGCTACCACGTGCGCTCGCACGACGGCGCCGTGCACAAGCCCTACATCTGCAGCCACTGCGGCAAGAGCTTCTCCCG GCCGGACCATCTCAACAGCCACGTGCGCCAGGTGCATTCGACAGAGAGACCCTTCAAATGTGAG ACGTGCGAGGCGGCCTTCGCCACGAAGGACCGGCTGCGGGCACACACGGTGCGCCACGAGGAGAAGGTGCCGTGTCACGTGTGCGGCAAGATGCTCAGCGCCGCCTACATCACGGACCACATGAAGGTGCACAGCCAGGGGCCCAACCACATCTGTGAGCTGTGCAACAAAG GGTTCACCACAGCGGCTTACCTCCGGGTGCACGCGGTCAAGGACCACGGACTGGCGGCCCCGCGGGTGGAGCGCTTCCTGTGCAAGCTGTGCGGCGTGCACTGTAAGACCCCGGCCCAGCTCAACGGGCACCTGCAGACTCACGCTGGCGCCGGCGCCGGAGAGGGGGCCGGGGCCGCGCCCGCCGAGGCCCAACCGCTGCGGTGA
- the MAZ gene encoding myc-associated zinc finger protein isoform X10, which produces MKMPTMVPLSLLSVSALGAGGGGAAPGAEGGGAAGLVTTTASGKRIRKNHACEMCGKAFRDVYHLNRHKLSHSDEKPYQCPVCQQRFKRKDRMSYHVRSHDGAVHKPYICSHCGKSFSRPDHLNSHVRQVHSTERPFKCETCEAAFATKDRLRAHTVRHEEKVPCHVCGKMLSAAYITDHMKVHSQGPNHICELCNKGFTTAAYLRVHAVKDHGLAAPRVERFLCKLCGVHCKTPAQLNGHLQTHAGAGAGEGAGAAPAEAQPLR; this is translated from the exons ATGAAGATGCCCACCATGGTGCCCCTCAGCCTGCTGAGCGTCTCCGCcctgggggcgggcgggggcggggcggcgccgggggcggaggggggaggggcggcgggGCTGGTGACCACCACGGCCTCCGGCAAGCGGATCCGGAAGAACCACGCCTGCGAGATGTGCGGCAAGGCCTTCCGCGACGTCTACCACCTCAACCGGCACAAGCTGTCGCACTCGGACGAGAAGCCCTACCAGTGCCCCGTGTGCCAGCAACGCTTCAAGCGCAAGGATCGCATGAGCTACCACGTGCGCTCGCACGACGGCGCCGTGCACAAGCCCTACATCTGCAGCCACTGCGGCAAGAGCTTCTCCCG GCCGGACCATCTCAACAGCCACGTGCGCCAGGTGCATTCGACAGAGAGACCCTTCAAATGTGAG ACGTGCGAGGCGGCCTTCGCCACGAAGGACCGGCTGCGGGCACACACGGTGCGCCACGAGGAGAAGGTGCCGTGTCACGTGTGCGGCAAGATGCTCAGCGCCGCCTACATCACGGACCACATGAAGGTGCACAGCCAGGGGCCCAACCACATCTGTGAGCTGTGCAACAAAG GGTTCACCACAGCGGCTTACCTCCGGGTGCACGCGGTCAAGGACCACGGACTGGCGGCCCCGCGGGTGGAGCGCTTCCTGTGCAAGCTGTGCGGCGTGCACTGTAAGACCCCGGCCCAGCTCAACGGGCACCTGCAGACTCACGCTGGCGCCGGCGCCGGAGAGGGGGCCGGGGCCGCGCCCGCCGAGGCCCAACCGCTGCGGTGA